One part of the Nostoc sp. PCC 7120 = FACHB-418 genome encodes these proteins:
- a CDS encoding sensor domain-containing diguanylate cyclase translates to MKIIYWNFIIAHGITAFSYFGIPIVIAVLFGKTKATVPSKFWLAFFLSGAFVLFCGFHHFLAIFEQHMPVSSLHLGILNIMAFISLSTLLCLMPTAYQIVELIAKFQGDARELQRSQQMQQLFLDQGPFGAYIKDEQSRVLYYNKEIQSRFLVGPIEWLGKTDSEFLPDPEQGRLVMVNDQLVLKTLRPLKLIEEVKTPGNEKPYYWLSFKFPFSDHVTGERRIGGISIDITESVEAQRVIADLSRQLEEKTLILEAKNQQVTYLSDMVNMLYTCESEDEVYQVVSLTFTKLFPSVSGCINIIANSKNYVEMRTFWGSEKKSKEVFSQSECWALRRGKLNLLSPHNPGLMCSHLIHPVNGTHLCVPLLGQIEVVGFLHIHALEEIGSEEQQIAEIIARYLAFALNNLLMKQRLTHDNLRDGLTQLFNPSYMQTITDQRLAEAERLGQFLGIVFLDIDNFKSYNSRYGHLTANIALKALAKLLLTSIRSFDIPCRWGGDEFVIVIPNVTMETLIERVEQLRADIAQMQFKDGDQILESITATFGIAISEPGITVKDLLSRANQAMLEAKRTKKNQVVAYRNADN, encoded by the coding sequence ATGAAAATTATCTACTGGAATTTTATAATCGCTCATGGCATTACTGCATTTTCATACTTTGGCATCCCCATAGTAATAGCGGTTTTATTTGGCAAAACTAAAGCAACTGTCCCTTCTAAATTCTGGCTAGCCTTTTTCTTATCAGGCGCATTCGTACTATTTTGTGGATTTCATCACTTTTTGGCGATTTTTGAGCAGCATATGCCAGTGTCCTCCCTGCACTTAGGCATACTCAATATTATGGCGTTTATCTCTTTATCTACATTATTGTGCCTGATGCCAACCGCTTATCAAATTGTAGAGTTGATTGCCAAATTTCAAGGAGATGCCCGCGAGCTTCAGCGCAGCCAGCAGATGCAACAGCTATTTTTAGATCAAGGCCCATTTGGAGCTTATATCAAAGATGAGCAATCTAGAGTGCTTTACTACAACAAAGAAATCCAGTCTAGATTTTTGGTGGGGCCAATTGAATGGCTAGGTAAAACAGATAGTGAATTCTTGCCAGATCCAGAACAAGGGCGGCTGGTAATGGTAAATGATCAACTCGTTTTGAAAACTCTACGCCCATTGAAGTTGATTGAAGAAGTCAAGACACCAGGTAATGAGAAACCATATTACTGGCTATCTTTTAAATTTCCGTTTAGTGACCATGTTACGGGAGAGCGTCGCATCGGAGGCATTAGCATAGATATTACAGAATCGGTAGAAGCGCAACGAGTGATCGCGGATTTGAGTCGGCAGTTAGAAGAAAAAACACTAATATTAGAAGCAAAAAATCAGCAAGTTACATATTTGTCAGATATGGTGAATATGCTCTATACTTGCGAGTCTGAAGATGAAGTATATCAAGTGGTATCTTTAACTTTTACTAAGCTTTTTCCTAGCGTGAGTGGTTGTATCAACATAATTGCTAATTCCAAGAATTATGTTGAGATGAGAACTTTTTGGGGAAGCGAAAAAAAGAGTAAAGAGGTATTTTCACAATCAGAGTGTTGGGCATTACGGAGAGGTAAATTAAACCTGTTATCACCTCATAACCCAGGACTGATGTGCAGTCATTTAATACATCCTGTTAATGGTACACATTTGTGTGTTCCATTGTTAGGACAAATTGAAGTAGTTGGGTTTTTACACATTCATGCCCTGGAAGAAATCGGCTCAGAAGAACAACAAATTGCTGAGATAATTGCTAGATATTTAGCTTTTGCGCTCAACAATCTCTTAATGAAACAACGTCTAACCCATGACAATTTGCGGGACGGGTTAACTCAACTATTCAACCCTAGCTATATGCAAACCATAACAGATCAGAGGCTAGCAGAAGCTGAACGGTTGGGACAATTTCTTGGCATTGTTTTTCTGGATATTGATAACTTTAAATCTTACAACTCTCGCTATGGTCATTTAACTGCCAACATTGCTCTCAAGGCATTAGCAAAACTACTTTTAACATCTATTCGCTCTTTTGACATTCCTTGCAGATGGGGTGGTGACGAATTTGTGATTGTGATACCTAATGTTACGATGGAGACACTGATTGAGCGAGTAGAGCAACTAAGAGCAGATATTGCTCAAATGCAGTTCAAGGATGGTGATCAGATCCTTGAAAGTATCACCGCAACTTTTGGCATAGCTATATCAGAGCCTGGGATTACTGTTAAGGATTTATTGAGTCGAGCAAATCAGGCAATGCTTGAGGCCAAGCGAACAAAAAAGAATCAGGTTGTTGCATACAGAAACGCCGATAATTAA